A segment of the Trifolium pratense cultivar HEN17-A07 linkage group LG7, ARS_RC_1.1, whole genome shotgun sequence genome:
CCACCCTTATCAACATCTCGACCCCCACCTTTCACAAAACGGCAAACTTGAACACCTTCCATGTAAGCTTTACATGATGCCAGAATATCGTGTGCTCGGCTGTAGAAATGCCCCACAACAAGTTCTTCAAAATTCTGAAAACAAAATTACTTATATCAGTTGCTTGAACCCCAAGAaatgaaaaagattttaaataCTTTGCAATGgttgtgtaaaaaaaacttacatacATATATAACAGTACCGTGAAATATATGTGTACAACATTTTTATATTAGAAAAAGGATAAAACGTAGAAACAGTTCTTCCAATTAACAAAACCATAACCATCATTTTACTCCCTCAAAACTCCTCAATGTCTCACTATTTCACTTCAGATCTTGATTTGGTTAACTAATGATTCTCTGCCAAGCGCCGTTGCATGATAAAACAAATGACGACGAGATTACTGTCAATTGATTTTGAAggattggaaaaaaaaatagtcaaatacACAGTGGCATGATAACGTTATACAATGAAAAAGATACTCTCCACTATGTGACAAAGATGTGGTGGCTCTTGGCAATGATTCTGGAACGATGGTTGTGATAATAATTTTAGAAGCATCGATTGGATGCTTTCGGAGTCTGAGGTAGTCGCTCGCGCTAGGAAGAACTGTCAGCTTTTCTCTCGGTTAACGGATGCCAGAAATAGTTAACGGTAGATTAAGTGGTTAGCTTAAGTAATCCAGCTGTCAAAATTTCATTGGACAACAGTTGCAACAATACCTAAGGAACTGTGTCTAAGTTTTATCCttagaaaaaataaaccaaattttctagatatataaaagaaatgaacCAAGAATAGAAACTAACCATTGGAGGCCTTTTTATCGTATACATCATTGTCCTGACAGATAGAATGAATGTATTCTCATTATACTTCAGGGACTGCGCTTCACCATTTTGTGTGCCGCTTGAACTTGCAAATCCAGGTTCATTAAAGTAAGGCTTTGCATTCAAGATCAGACCTTGTATGGAGACTAGAACCTGTAGTATTGTTGAAACACCTGGAGTCCACATCTCATTCATGCTGCCAGACCAGGTGTTAAGTAGACTGAGACATACATAGCCATTCTCATACAGATTCGGGTTGAGCTGAAGACCTCCACGTGATAGTAGACTTGCTGCCACAAAAATAATGACCTTTTGTTAGAATTGCATTTAAAagagttaacacgaaaataatGTCAGTCAGATACCACGTACCGGGGGAACATTGGGATAGCAACTGGGAAAGAAAACATCGAAAAAGAAAAGACCGTCGTGGTAAGGAGTCCCTTCTGCTCCAATAATCACAGCCCTCAAGAGATCCATCCTTGATTCGAAGACTCTCACAAATATTGTCTCTGATGAGCATTAACGAAAAAACGGGGTCAGGTTGAGCAATATGCCAGAAGCAAGTTTTACAATATGGTATTTATAAGTTCGATAGGACAAGAACCGGACCTACCATTTCAATAGCAATGAACACAGTTCGATAGGAAATAAATGAACAATGATTGGAAATTGGATACATATAGTAAAGTCCATCAGCtcaaaaaagtaaattgaaTACTAAATGTGATCTGTGATAAAACATGGAAACTATTACAAGCTATCACCTGGCAAATGCTTCTCCAAAATCTTCCACTCTTCCTGGATTTTTTTAGCCCAACTCGTTGGATTCTGCTCAGGATATAAGAAAGAGGATTAGAACTGAAACAAAATACCTCtttaaaagaattttaaaaaataagcaaaacaagaaaaacaactaaCTTGCATCAAGGAGGAATTATTATAGTGATGGTCGGAAGTATCAACTACAGTGTCGAATTGCTTAAAACTTCGAAGTTTCTTCAGAGTTTCATTTTCGGGTTCATCAATGATTGTCGTCAAACCTGGGGGAACCACTGCCTTTCCcttatttcttttacttttacGAGATGTTTCCCCAAGTACCACTAAATCGTCATCACCTTCAAGGTCAATCACATTAATGAAAACTGTCTACAAAAGTAACATGCAATGATTAGTTGTGAGTAAAGAAATATATCAACTCTTAgaaacattcataaaaaatagataaaataaaatggagcTGATGACTAAATGTTAGCCCCTAATTTCTAAAGATAGCAGTAGCTTCATAACAACGTCTATATAATGATGGGAAATAGCATACCGATGATAACCGAAGCCATACATACACATGTTCAAGTTCTGTTGAGTCTTTAACCAACTAGAAAGGTGATTTTACCtaaatgaaattttttcttgttttgattgCATTgagaaattatatttaaaaaggacggagaaaataaacaaatagatCAGCAAAAAttagctatgaagcacggacacaccAGACACAACATGAACACCGACACATCAATACAGatgataatttgataaaataatacaattcaatgtaatccTAAATGTTGTTGTCAACACCGTCACGTGTCCGACACGGACACCTGAACATGCCTGATCCGAAAAGTGTGAGTGAGAAAATCAGTTTACTAGGTATGATTTTTAAGAACTTAACCAAACTACAAATATGGTCCAAAATCCAAATATGGTACAATCCTAGGGCAAGCCATATCAtaacacaaattaaaaaaaaatgatgatttaaATTCCATTTCCGAGTTCCTAAAAAATAGCAACAGCCCTAAAAATGAATTCATCTTCCAAGTTTCCCCCACAAGAAAAGTAACAATGACTTTAAAGTGAAAAACCcaaatgaagagaaaatgaaACCTGTTGTTTCTGCTTTTTGAATCTGGAAGGTTTTTGGTGAATTGGAGGAGGAATTTCAACAACATCAGGATCCATCAAGCAATAACAACGATAAAAAATGAAACCCttttatgataatgataataataataaaaagagaaagtggaagagtgagtgagtgagtgaagaaaatgaattcaaagtttcaaacaaagaaaagaaacaaagagaCAAGACAAGGAAGAGAAAGATACTACAGAAACAATCAATCATGTGTTCTTAGAATGTGAATGGGCAAAACAAGTATGGTTTGCCTCATCTTTGAATCTAAACCTAAGGCTCAACCAAATCACTGAATTTTTCGACTGGATCAATTTTATGCAAAACAACACAGATAAAGAATGCATGGAGAAGATTATTATAGCTATCACCTATGGAATATGGTACGCTAGAAACATGCTAGTTTTTCAGAATAAGTACTTACCTCCTCAAGACATCGGCTCCACTGCGTTGAACCAGATACAGGAATACCAGCTCCATGGCTTTGAGCAGCAAATCCAAAATCCTTGCGTGAGAACAAAAGATTGCAATAACGATATAAGCTGGAGTCCACCACCTAGGGGCACCCTGAAGATCAATGTGGATGCTCACCTAAGCAGTGATGGCCATTGGTTAACAGGGATGGTTCTAAGGAGGTCGGATGGGAGCGCCATCGGAGTTGCAACTAGGGCTCACAAAGGGAATGCGGATGTAATAACAGGCGAAGCTTTTGGGCTAATGGATGCAATTGAATGGATCGAAAGGATGGGAGAAAGGAAGGTGATATTTGAACTTGACGCGCAAATTGTGGTGAACACTGTTAAAGAAAAGAGTGTGATTCGCAGGAGCTGGGGATGTATCACTCGGCGCTGCAAAACCTTCCTTCAAAACAACCCTAATTCGTCGATAGAATGGGTACCAAGGGTG
Coding sequences within it:
- the LOC123896476 gene encoding uncharacterized protein LOC123896476, producing the protein MEKIIIAITYGIWYARNMLVFQNKYLPPQDIGSTALNQIQEYQLHGFEQQIQNPCVRTKDCNNDISWSPPPRGTLKINVDAHLSSDGHWLTGMVLRRSDGSAIGVATRAHKGNADVITGEAFGLMDAIEWIERMGERKVIFELDAQIVVNTVKEKSVIRRSWGCITRRCKTFLQNNPNSSIEWVPRVKNRTAHEIAIWAESEPNKEWIDNIPPCILPFIQKDKGNITPVSVFD